Genomic segment of Coffea arabica cultivar ET-39 chromosome 1e, Coffea Arabica ET-39 HiFi, whole genome shotgun sequence:
TAGAAGTTTGACGCAACCTGATACAGACGAGGAAGAGTGCACAAGACTCGATCAATCCCATACTTCACCTAAAATTAGGAATGCAGCTAGGATGAGTACTCCATAGCTGATTAGTAACACttaagaatttgaaaaaaataacaataaaacatAAGTACAAGGAACTCCAATGAAACTTGTCACCTAAACAAGGATCCCTCTACACTTTCTTAAGTTGAAGAAACATGACTTCATATCATACCGAAGAGATAGCCTTAAACTAATTATGGTGGCAAGATGTCCATCTTAACATGAAATTTTAGCTATCCGAAGACTATAATTGAGAATCTACACGCAGAATAAAAACTACTTGAACGAGCAGACAGGCAAAAGTCAGTATCATTTAATAGACAAAATGGAGTTCCTATGATGAAGGTAAGTGTCATGGGAGGTCATTCCATTTACCACATTAATCACAACCATTATTACACGACAAGAGGCAGAAAGATCTTACTTGTGTTGTATACCCACTAAACTCCTGTCCAAGTGTCAAAGGTGTAGCATCTTGAGTGTGTGTACGCCCAATTTTAACTATGTCTTTGAATTCAATCGACTAATaaagaacaaaaaggaaaacagtATTAAAATTACAGGTAAAGTTGAATAGTACAAGCAATATAAATATACAAGCCGTTATTAACCAATATAAGCTTGAAACGTGATTAGAAATCATATGATAAGTAGAGAGGAAAATTACAAACATAAAAATGATCCATATAAATACATGAAGTCTTCATAAAACGggaactaaaagaaattttaaagaAGATGGATATGGAGACACAAATGAGTGTATCTGCATGCCACCCTAGTGGAAAACTTCGAGATTTACcaacaaatttcaaaattaactTCTTATTTAAATTCTTCAATGACTAGAAATCTTTAGATTAAGTAAGTGCATGGGCAGCTTTACAATGAATTCCAACAGCTTTAAATTTACTTAAGtagtaaataataaataaacacTACATCAACCTTTGAGTGCAGACTCGTTTGCAACTGTTTGAGATTCGGTATTAATCTCGAATTTACTTCCACTGCAGCTGCAATATGCATTACCTGTGCATTAGACAAATGTCAACTTGTTAGTGGCCTCAATTAGTGTACAAGTTAAGCATGAAAGCTCGATAAATAAGTTCACACTCACAAATGACtaaaatttgtgaaatgttcCAGTAGGAGGCTTACTGTTGGAAAGGTGTCATTTGAAGACTGAGACCTGTTCACATGGTCATTTGGGTGAACAAACTTCCCACCACGCTTGTGCCCTAGGATTTCAGCAGCTCTATTTGCAATAACCTGTAAAAGTCAGCTGAAACCTGATTAAAGATCACCTTCAGAAGAAGGAATAGAACAATCAGAACACTTGAGATTCTGCAAAGTTATTCCAGATGCTCAAAGACAGAGTAGCAACAGATGCatttcaaatcaaaaacaaaacatCACTGGCAAGGTGATTAAGCATTAGGTACCTCATTGGCATTCATGTTACTTTGAGTGCCACTTCCAGTTTGCCAAACCACCAGAGGAAAATGATCATTTAGTTTCCCCTCTGCAACTTCTTGCGCAGCCTGCATTATTGCCTTTGCAATAACAGGATCAAGACCATACTCCATATTCACCTGTAAAAGCAACAAATTCGACATTGTATAGTCAGCAACTGAATTAAAATCGGCAAGGATGCATGAATCAGTTCACAGAAATTAATCAATCTTCATGCAAAGGCTGCCAGTGGGCTGATCACCCAAATCGCTTAGACAATCAGTGTCAAATTCTGACCAtcctttttcattttgaaatagACATTAAATGTGTCAAAGAATTATGCAAAAATTCATTTAGAGAAGTGCATGACAGCGGAATTAGAAACATTAAAGTCGATGAAACAGTGCAAAATGATGAGCAACCTTGGCAGCACACTTTTTAAGAATGCCAAATGCACGTATAATTGGCTCAGGCATCCGTTCTCGCTCACCACCAATTTCAAAGTTCTGAAGTGATCTTTGAGTTTGAGCTCCCCACAACCTGAATAGCATCAATAAGAAAACAAAAGTCTTATGACCGCTCGGAGAAGAAGGAAGCATGCAAGATAGAACTTAGAAAACCTTTAGCATCAGTATTATTGCCAATAAATGTAAAACATTGAAAATAAATTTGTCTCTGAGCTGGTTCACTGGAACTTTACATGGTAATTCATGCAGTAAATGTTGAAGCACAGACAGTAGCACAGATCTTTAGTTTTGCCATATCAAGCACATACAGAGAAACTCTATGCTATTGGACGAGTCAAAAGGAGGACTGCATTAGAGCAATATCAAATGCCCCATACCCTTTATAAAAAGGAGAAGCAACTCACTCTGACACAACCTACGGAAACCCCAAAAGATGTTAAATTGAAGCTTAAATTGCAAGCAAAAGAATCTCAGTTTTCTCAGTTTTATAATAAGGAGCCAAACAACAAGAGAAGAGAATGTGAAAAGAACCCTCACCGCCCCCCCCCCCTTTCTCCAATGTGAAAGAACAATTGGTTGGACCATGTGATAACCTACGGTGAAGCAAGCAATTCCAGAGACTTCAAGCCCAACATATTCGGGTTGGTGTCTGTACTGTCTCTCCATTTTCATCAGAAGAGGGGGGAAAAAGTGGTTTACAAGAATTATGCAAGTGTTCATCTTTGCAAATGACTCTGCATATGGTGTTTGTGAATCAGTACTCTAACATTTGATAACAGGAGGCTTGCAGCAAACCAAGAGGGTGTGGGCTCCTTGAAGCCAGGGACCAAGGCGCCACCCTAACCCGAGAATGTAGGTCACCAGTCCAACCCAATGGGTtatcataaaaaataattaacaaaaaaaaaactaaagaaacATTTGCGGAGAAACCGAGAATAATATACCGTATAGTAAAGCAAAATACCTAGTACTAAGCATGTAAACCCCTAAAAGAAATGGAGAAAGGGAAGAAAGTACGGACTTGTCAGATGGAACGAGAATGGGTCCAAAAGTGTCTCTTTCCTCCCTAAAAGAGGTAGAAAAGCATCTGAAGAGCGACGTCGTCACAGTCCTTGATCCAATGGATAGTCGACGAGACGCTACCAACATCGCCATTGTTCGAAGCAGCAAGATTTAGGTTTTCTAGGATAAAAGACTACtcaatcatcaatgaagatgaagaaagagaaaacaagCACAagacgaagaagaagaaacggATTAATGTCCACTGAGGATCTATGATGTGCAGTCTAGTCAAAGGAAAGCGAACCTGAAGTCGCCAAAACAAAAGCCGCCGGTGACGGATCCCAATAGAGAGTCAGAAAAATGGGGATCGGGAAACTCGAACTTAGGGCACCTGACCCACTTACTCCACCCGGAATccgctttttttttcttttttttttttatgccgGTTTATGTCCAAACCGAAAGAAGATTTGCACGAGAAGACAGGCAGGTCTTCTGTCTGTATGGAGGTCCGGATGGCTCATATCGATTTTCCTCACGCCTGCATAAACGTGTATCCTCTCTGAATTGATTGCTCCATTATTTTGCGTACCTCGAGTAAATGGCTAAAATGGTAACAAAATTATTCAAAGGGTTAATCACAATTAATTTTCTTAACGTATACGGTATACCCTTTTCTCCATTTATCCCCTAACCCTGTTTCTATCTTAGTTTATTCCCTGTTGGATAAAATCAACCCTCCAttattctaattttttattgtgccttttatttttttccccattttttcctctattttctttgtctctttcttccttgaattttcttttttctacaaTAAACTTCATTTTAGTGAttgaagctaaaaaaaaaaattgcaatatcTATTTTTTCTCCAAATTATCATAAAATGTTCAAAACCTTTCTctgaaaaacccttttttgacctttcaattcttttgcctttttcctttcccattccactttcttattttattcTAAGATAAAATCACAAGATAAATTTATGCCATGATCAATTATCATTAATTAGAATTTGGAACACATAGCATCATACAAAAGATCGAAATTGGCTTTTGATCCTTTCAAGGTTGTGCTCATGATCCCAATTACAATCTTTATATAAAGATTTATGTTgagatgaagttttctattaaGAATgatgaaagagagaaaaaagaagtaaagaaaggggaaaaaagggaaaaaatgaaaaatcacaaTAATGAAAGAGTAATTTCGTCCTAGGGTTAAGTGAGAAATAACAAGAATTgatcactctttttttttttttttgggcttgaAAGATCATTCCACTCCTTAAAATGGGCATTTAGGaccattttgaccaatttaacCAATAAACCatccaggaaaaaaaaaaagagtaaactTGACTTATTATTGTAGGTTCCAAGGGTAAAAAAAtaaggataatttcagaaacatcccttgaggtttttaacagTTTCATTGTCCTCTCTTAAAAATATCATTAACCTCCCTTAAAAACTAATGTTTTTGTAACAAATTAGcccaattcaaaaaaattaacaataaaaaaatgatttcaagAGCGAGAAGAATATTTCATACCAAAAGTGCCCTCAACTTATTACTAGTTGGTTAATTTAGAATTAAAAAGGAATATTagttaaaaatagaaaataaatactaAACTCTAGCATGAGCAC
This window contains:
- the LOC113718345 gene encoding fumarate hydratase 1, mitochondrial isoform X1, whose product is MAMLVASRRLSIGSRTVTTSLFRCFSTSFREERDTFGPILVPSDKLWGAQTQRSLQNFEIGGERERMPEPIIRAFGILKKCAAKVNMEYGLDPVIAKAIMQAAQEVAEGKLNDHFPLVVWQTGSGTQSNMNANEVIANRAAEILGHKRGGKFVHPNDHVNRSQSSNDTFPTVMHIAAAVEVNSRLIPNLKQLQTSLHSKSIEFKDIVKIGRTHTQDATPLTLGQEFSGYTTQVKYGIDRVLCTLPRLYQLAQGGTAVGTGLNTKKGFDVKIAAAVAEETKLPFVTAENKFEALAAHDAFVETSGALNTVATSLMKIGNDIRFLGSGPRCGLGELILPENEPGSSIMPGKVNPTQCEALTMVCAQVMGNHVAITVGGSNGHFELNVFKPLIASCLLHSLRLIGDASSSFEKNCVRGIQANRERIAKLLHESLMLVTSLNPKIGYDNAAAVAKKAHKEGSTLKEAALNLGVLTSEEFDTLVVPEKMIGPSD